A genomic region of Streptomyces sp. R33 contains the following coding sequences:
- a CDS encoding GH1 family beta-glucosidase: MTLSEARCDTGEETGRIDLAALPRDFAWGTATSAYQIEGAVDEDGRAPSIWDTFSHTPGAVAGGHTGDTACDHYHRWREDIALMRELGTNAYRMSVAWPRVVPGGDGPANPKGLAFYDRLVDGLLAAGITPCVTLYHWDLPQALQDRGGWPERATAEHFAAYAGLVAARLGDRVTQWATLNEPLCSAWIGHLEGRMAPGRRDLTAAVRASYHLLLGHGLAAQAVRAAAPGAQIGIVNNLSTVEPAGDGEADRAAALRMDGHVNRWWLDPVHGRGFPADMREVYAVDLPERPGDAAAIAAPLDWTGLNYYFPQTVTADPAGPAPYARQTDRPGVPRTGMDWEVDANGLETLLMRLTEEYGARRIHVTENGSSYHDTVAADGSVHDPERAAYLTGHLAACARAARRGAPVAGYYAWSLLDNFEWAYGYDKRFGLVRVDYATQRRTIKTSGRRYAEVIAAFRAL, translated from the coding sequence GTGACCCTTTCCGAAGCCCGCTGCGACACCGGCGAAGAGACCGGCCGCATCGACCTCGCCGCGCTGCCCCGCGACTTCGCCTGGGGCACCGCGACCTCCGCCTACCAGATCGAAGGGGCGGTCGACGAGGACGGCCGCGCCCCCTCCATCTGGGACACGTTCTCCCACACCCCCGGCGCCGTCGCCGGCGGCCACACCGGCGACACCGCCTGCGACCACTACCACCGCTGGCGCGAGGACATCGCCCTGATGCGGGAGCTCGGCACCAACGCCTACCGGATGTCCGTCGCCTGGCCGCGCGTGGTCCCCGGCGGCGACGGCCCCGCCAACCCCAAGGGCCTCGCCTTCTACGACCGGCTCGTCGACGGGCTGCTCGCGGCCGGGATCACCCCCTGCGTCACCCTCTACCACTGGGACCTGCCCCAGGCCCTCCAGGACCGCGGGGGCTGGCCCGAGCGGGCGACCGCCGAGCACTTCGCCGCGTACGCCGGCCTCGTCGCCGCCCGCCTCGGCGACCGGGTCACCCAGTGGGCCACGCTCAACGAGCCGCTGTGCTCGGCGTGGATCGGCCACCTGGAAGGCAGGATGGCCCCCGGCCGGCGCGACCTCACCGCCGCCGTCCGCGCCTCCTACCACCTGCTGCTCGGCCACGGCCTCGCCGCCCAGGCCGTCCGCGCGGCCGCCCCCGGCGCGCAGATCGGCATCGTCAACAACCTCTCCACCGTCGAACCCGCCGGCGACGGCGAAGCCGACCGGGCGGCGGCCCTGCGCATGGACGGCCACGTCAACCGCTGGTGGCTCGACCCCGTCCACGGCCGCGGCTTCCCCGCCGACATGCGCGAGGTCTACGCCGTCGACCTCCCAGAACGCCCCGGTGACGCAGCGGCCATCGCCGCCCCGCTCGACTGGACCGGCCTGAACTACTACTTCCCGCAGACCGTCACCGCCGACCCGGCCGGCCCCGCCCCGTACGCCCGACAGACCGACCGGCCCGGCGTCCCGCGCACCGGCATGGACTGGGAGGTCGACGCGAACGGCCTCGAGACCCTGCTCATGCGGCTGACCGAGGAGTACGGGGCCCGGCGCATCCACGTCACCGAGAACGGCTCCTCGTACCACGACACCGTTGCCGCCGACGGCAGCGTCCACGACCCCGAACGGGCCGCGTACCTGACCGGGCACCTGGCGGCCTGCGCCCGCGCCGCCCGCCGCGGCGCACCGGTGGCCGGGTACTACGCCTGGTCCCTGCTGGACAACTTCGAGTGGGCGTACGGCTACGACAAGCGCTTCGGCCTCGTCCGCGTCGACTACGCCACCCAGCGCCGCACGATCAAGACCAGCGGCCGCCGCTACGCCGAGGTGATCGCCGCGTTCCGGGCCCTGTGA
- a CDS encoding NADP-dependent oxidoreductase yields the protein MRAMAYETYGGTEVLTETRLPMPKLAPGELLVRVKCASVNPVDWKIMSGGLDALMDVVYPVVPGWDVAGTVERVGIDTPEFSVGDEVMAYARKDYVHGGTFAEYVSVPVRAAAAKPASLSWHEAAGLPLAGLTAYQLLTRLATGKDDTVLIHGAAGGVGSFGVQIARALGARVIGTASPRNHDRLRDLGCEPVEYGDGLVDRVRALAPDGITVAADFVGGVLDVTQAVLANGGRHASIADHTVLGAGGQWMWVRPDAEGLAELARLTESGQLTVTIAKTFPLSELAAAFEFSQTGRAAGKIILEV from the coding sequence ATGCGGGCGATGGCGTACGAGACGTACGGAGGGACGGAGGTGCTCACCGAGACCCGGCTGCCGATGCCCAAGCTCGCCCCGGGCGAGCTCCTCGTCCGGGTCAAGTGCGCCTCGGTCAACCCCGTCGACTGGAAGATCATGTCGGGCGGGCTCGACGCCCTGATGGACGTCGTGTACCCCGTCGTCCCCGGCTGGGACGTCGCCGGCACGGTCGAGCGGGTCGGCATCGACACACCCGAGTTCTCGGTCGGCGACGAGGTCATGGCCTACGCCCGCAAGGACTACGTGCACGGAGGGACGTTCGCCGAGTACGTCAGCGTGCCCGTCCGCGCCGCCGCGGCCAAGCCCGCCTCGCTCAGCTGGCACGAGGCGGCCGGCCTGCCGCTGGCCGGGCTCACCGCGTACCAGCTGCTCACCCGGCTCGCCACCGGCAAGGACGACACCGTCCTCATCCACGGCGCTGCCGGCGGCGTCGGGTCCTTCGGCGTGCAGATCGCCCGCGCACTCGGCGCCCGGGTCATCGGCACCGCCTCGCCGCGCAACCACGACCGGCTGCGCGACCTCGGCTGCGAGCCCGTCGAGTACGGGGACGGCCTGGTCGACCGGGTGCGCGCCCTCGCCCCCGACGGCATCACCGTCGCCGCGGACTTCGTCGGCGGCGTCCTCGACGTCACCCAGGCGGTCCTGGCGAACGGCGGCCGGCACGCCTCCATCGCCGACCACACCGTGCTCGGTGCGGGCGGCCAGTGGATGTGGGTCCGGCCCGACGCCGAGGGCTTGGCGGAGCTGGCCCGGCTCACCGAGAGCGGGCAGCTCACGGTCACCATCGCCAAGACGTTCCCGCTCTCGGAGCTGGCGGCGGCCTTCGAGTTCAGCCAGACCGGACGCGCCGCCGGAAAGATCATCCTGGAGGTCTGA
- a CDS encoding serine/threonine-protein kinase, producing the protein MGTVYLGLSPGERRVAVKVVRAELAADPGFRRRFAREIDSVRRVGGFHTAQVVDASAEEEQPWLVTEYIPGPSLFTVLREHGALPDRTLRTLALGVAEALEGIHACGIVHRDLKPGNIIISESGARVIDFGIARAVDATALTRTDFLVGTRGFLAPEQLSGAPLTPAVDAYAFGMVLGHACGAAPFPPGTELATALRPLPADLSAIVTACLSTDPAARPTPAQILERLNGGGEKPAGDWLPPAVRTMVDLYNMPTADAN; encoded by the coding sequence ATGGGGACGGTCTACCTGGGGCTGTCGCCCGGTGAGCGGCGCGTTGCGGTGAAGGTCGTACGGGCGGAGCTGGCGGCGGATCCGGGGTTCCGGCGGCGGTTCGCGCGGGAGATCGACTCCGTGCGCCGGGTGGGCGGCTTCCACACGGCACAGGTGGTGGACGCGTCTGCCGAGGAAGAACAGCCCTGGCTGGTGACGGAGTACATTCCCGGCCCGTCCCTGTTCACCGTCCTGCGGGAGCACGGGGCGCTGCCGGACCGGACGCTGCGCACCCTGGCACTGGGGGTGGCCGAGGCGCTGGAGGGGATCCACGCCTGCGGGATCGTCCACCGCGATCTGAAACCCGGCAACATCATCATCTCGGAGTCGGGCGCACGGGTGATCGACTTCGGGATCGCGCGGGCGGTGGACGCCACCGCCCTGACCCGGACGGACTTCCTGGTCGGCACCCGGGGCTTCCTCGCCCCGGAGCAGCTGTCGGGGGCTCCGCTCACACCGGCGGTCGACGCGTACGCCTTCGGGATGGTGCTGGGCCACGCGTGCGGCGCCGCGCCCTTCCCGCCGGGAACGGAACTGGCGACGGCTCTGCGGCCGCTGCCCGCGGACCTGTCGGCGATCGTGACGGCCTGCCTCTCCACCGACCCTGCCGCCCGGCCGACCCCGGCGCAGATCCTGGAGCGCCTGAACGGCGGGGGCGAGAAGCCGGCCGGGGACTGGCTGCCCCCGGCCGTACGGACGATGGTGGACCTGTACAACATGCCGACCGCTGACGCGAACTGA
- a CDS encoding discoidin domain-containing protein: MPRLSDHPPRLTVAALAAALVAALLVLLPGTAAQAAPVLLSQGRPATASSQENGATPASAAVDGDNATRWSSQFADPQWIQVDLGTPARVSQVVLRWETAYATAYRIELSDDGTHWSTAYSTTAATGGVRTHDITGTARHVRVYGTQRATQWGYSLYEFQVFGTTDTGPTLPGGGDLGPNVIVFDPSTPDIQARLDEVFRQQESAQFGAGRYQFLFKPGTYNGLNAQIGFYTSVSGLGLSPDDTTINGDVTVDAGWFGGNATQNFWRSAENLALNPVNGTDRWAVSQAAPFRRMHVKGGLNLAPDGFGWASGGYIADSKIDGQVGNYSQQQWYTRDSAIGSWGNGVWNQVFSGVQGAPAQSFPNPPYTTLDSTPVSREKPFLYLDGTEYKVFVPAKRVNARGTSWGNGAPQGTSIPLSRFYVVRPGTTAATMNQALAQGLHLLFTPGVYHVDQTVRVNRADTVVLGLGLATIVPDNGVTAMKVADVDGVKLAGFLIDAGPVNSPSLLEVGPAGTTTDHGGNPTTVQDVFIRVGGAGPGKATVGMVINNHDTIVDHTWIWRADHGDGVGWETNRADYGFRVHGDDVLATGLFVEHFNKYDVEWNGERGRTVFFQNEKAYDAPNQAAIQNGATKGYAAYKVADSVTTHEGWGLGSYCFYNVDPTIRQDHGFQAPVKPGVRFHDLLVVSLGGKGQYEHVINTTGAPTSGTSTTPSTVVSFP, from the coding sequence ATGCCCCGCCTCTCGGACCATCCACCGCGACTGACGGTCGCGGCTCTCGCCGCCGCGCTGGTCGCGGCCCTCCTCGTACTGCTGCCGGGTACCGCCGCCCAGGCCGCACCCGTCCTCCTCTCCCAGGGCAGACCCGCCACCGCCTCCAGCCAGGAGAACGGCGCCACCCCCGCCTCCGCCGCCGTCGACGGCGACAACGCCACGCGATGGTCGAGTCAGTTCGCCGACCCGCAGTGGATACAGGTCGACCTCGGCACCCCCGCCCGGGTCAGTCAGGTGGTGCTGCGCTGGGAGACCGCGTACGCGACGGCGTACCGGATCGAGCTGTCCGACGACGGCACGCACTGGAGCACCGCCTACTCCACGACCGCCGCCACCGGCGGGGTCCGGACCCACGACATCACGGGCACCGCCCGCCACGTCCGCGTGTACGGCACCCAGCGCGCCACCCAGTGGGGCTATTCCCTCTACGAGTTCCAGGTCTTCGGCACCACCGACACGGGCCCCACCCTCCCCGGCGGCGGCGACCTCGGCCCCAACGTGATCGTCTTCGACCCGTCCACGCCGGACATCCAGGCCAGGCTCGACGAGGTCTTCCGGCAGCAGGAGTCGGCCCAGTTCGGCGCCGGCCGCTACCAGTTCCTGTTCAAGCCGGGCACGTACAACGGCCTCAACGCCCAGATCGGCTTCTACACCTCCGTCTCGGGGCTGGGCCTCAGCCCCGACGACACCACCATCAACGGTGACGTGACCGTCGACGCCGGCTGGTTCGGCGGCAACGCCACCCAGAACTTCTGGCGTTCGGCCGAGAACCTCGCGCTCAACCCGGTGAACGGCACCGACCGCTGGGCCGTCTCCCAGGCCGCACCCTTCCGCCGCATGCACGTCAAGGGCGGCCTCAACCTGGCCCCCGACGGCTTCGGCTGGGCCTCCGGCGGCTACATCGCCGACTCCAAGATCGACGGCCAGGTCGGCAACTACTCGCAGCAGCAGTGGTACACCCGTGACAGCGCGATCGGCAGCTGGGGCAACGGCGTCTGGAACCAGGTCTTCTCCGGTGTCCAGGGCGCGCCCGCCCAGTCCTTCCCGAACCCGCCGTACACCACGCTCGACTCCACCCCCGTATCCCGGGAGAAGCCCTTCCTGTACCTCGACGGGACCGAGTACAAGGTCTTCGTCCCGGCAAAGCGGGTGAACGCCCGCGGGACCTCCTGGGGCAACGGCGCGCCGCAGGGCACCTCGATCCCGCTGAGCCGGTTCTACGTGGTCAGGCCGGGCACGACCGCCGCGACGATGAACCAGGCACTGGCCCAGGGTCTGCACCTGCTGTTCACGCCCGGCGTCTACCACGTCGACCAGACCGTCCGGGTGAACCGCGCGGACACGGTCGTCCTGGGCCTCGGCCTCGCCACGATCGTCCCGGACAACGGGGTCACGGCGATGAAGGTCGCCGACGTCGACGGCGTGAAGCTCGCCGGGTTCCTGATCGACGCCGGGCCGGTCAACTCGCCGAGCCTGCTGGAGGTCGGCCCGGCCGGCACGACCACGGACCACGGCGGCAACCCAACGACCGTGCAGGACGTGTTCATCCGGGTCGGCGGCGCCGGCCCCGGCAAGGCCACCGTCGGCATGGTGATCAACAACCACGACACGATCGTCGACCACACCTGGATCTGGCGCGCCGACCACGGCGACGGGGTGGGCTGGGAGACCAACCGCGCCGACTACGGGTTCCGCGTGCACGGTGACGACGTCCTGGCCACCGGATTGTTCGTGGAGCACTTCAACAAGTACGACGTGGAGTGGAACGGCGAGCGCGGCCGCACGGTCTTCTTCCAGAACGAGAAGGCGTACGACGCCCCGAACCAGGCGGCGATCCAGAACGGTGCGACCAAGGGCTACGCGGCGTACAAGGTGGCCGACTCGGTGACCACCCACGAGGGCTGGGGGCTGGGCAGCTACTGCTTCTACAACGTGGACCCGACGATCCGTCAGGACCACGGCTTCCAGGCGCCGGTGAAGCCGGGCGTGCGGTTCCACGACCTGCTCGTCGTCTCGCTCGGCGGCAAGGGCCAGTACGAGCACGTCATCAACACCACGGGCGCGCCGACCTCGGGCACCTCGACGACCCCGTCCACGGTCGTCTCCTTCCCCTGA
- a CDS encoding poly(A) polymerase → MRTSEELYHQVRWDPRFDPARFVFGLHQRGAPPKRIPLHSFVPGGDIPWHRVLFVEADGELVWDRASGVDRIDSTEAGRIREPRLLRAPFFTARTPHAWDPAGGGAWRPTGGSASLGPGPTRLRLLTWNTLWDRYDAPRIDTARRRPMLLADLAAADADVIALQEVEPALLGMLLAESWVRAGYTLGADPRGKDVAATGLLVLSRLPVREAGLHLLGPHKAVAAVTVDTASGPLVVACLHLTSDHTENGAGRRSVELARIAEGLSGIEADAVLLGDFNDGRSGPEGPAAALGVQDTWSEVHGALDATPTFDPAANPLAAVGSLSGRAARLDRVLLRSARARVREAVLRGDTPGPEGLFISDHFGVEAVVDFAGREAGRAVLDVRATARTAVAWLPPHDPAVEALRREHDPAVHRWPAHVNLLFGFVPESSFEEALPLLAEVAAQTAPFTARPAGVHSFGHREDATLWLDPAAGGDAPWQRLRQELAERFPGCRGRDGFTPHLTLGRSRDPQRALAEFAARLGGSGPGASVRVGELAVLSRRGDGPMQVRATVDLGTGSWRWAQEPEPEPGPAALHEAASARDAEAGFLTARIAEALGDGVVHLAGSRRMGCALPGADLDLVAALPGTVGIAEVRERIAAAVPEAEGLREVKGARVPGLRLRAAGLDVDLVVVATGAVDPAQAVERRAELGEAAAIALSAVSDADAVRDFAGRDRQTAFAGLARQVKAWARSRGLDSAPFGGLPGVAWAVLAARTVREAADLSPAALLREFFGTWAAWDWRDPVTLTPPASSATPPAHPDLDPVTVLTPSAPARSCTTQVGPGLRDLLGRELYRTWELLEAESRALSLGTPPLHRRHAAWAVVTVRADAPREFEEQLGRARGRMRALLGALAEAGVRDVHAWPRPFAASPVSARYAIGLGASPPDAAGLARLADRWSAGLAGVEVAWAECGAVPPLG, encoded by the coding sequence ATGCGTACCAGTGAGGAGCTCTACCACCAGGTCCGCTGGGACCCCCGCTTCGACCCGGCGCGCTTCGTGTTCGGGCTGCACCAGCGCGGCGCGCCGCCGAAGCGGATCCCGCTGCACTCCTTCGTGCCCGGCGGCGACATCCCCTGGCACCGGGTGCTGTTCGTCGAGGCGGACGGCGAGCTCGTCTGGGACCGGGCGAGCGGCGTGGACCGGATCGACTCCACCGAGGCGGGCCGGATCCGCGAACCGCGGCTGCTGCGGGCCCCGTTCTTCACCGCCCGGACCCCGCACGCCTGGGATCCGGCGGGCGGCGGCGCCTGGCGGCCGACCGGCGGGTCTGCGTCGCTCGGCCCCGGGCCGACCCGGTTGCGGCTGCTGACCTGGAACACCCTGTGGGACCGGTACGACGCCCCGCGCATCGACACCGCCCGGCGCAGGCCGATGCTGCTGGCCGACCTGGCGGCCGCCGACGCCGACGTGATCGCCCTGCAGGAGGTCGAACCCGCCCTGCTCGGCATGCTGCTGGCGGAGTCGTGGGTGCGGGCCGGATACACGCTGGGCGCCGATCCGCGCGGCAAGGACGTCGCCGCCACCGGGTTGCTGGTGCTGAGCCGGCTGCCCGTACGGGAGGCGGGGCTGCACCTGCTGGGGCCGCACAAGGCGGTCGCAGCGGTGACGGTGGACACCGCGAGCGGTCCCCTCGTCGTGGCCTGCCTGCATCTGACGAGCGACCACACGGAGAACGGCGCCGGGCGGCGGAGCGTCGAACTGGCCCGGATCGCCGAGGGCTTGAGCGGCATCGAGGCGGATGCCGTGCTGCTCGGCGACTTCAACGACGGCCGCTCCGGGCCGGAGGGACCGGCGGCCGCACTCGGCGTGCAGGACACGTGGAGCGAGGTGCACGGGGCGCTCGACGCCACGCCGACCTTCGACCCGGCGGCCAATCCGCTGGCCGCGGTGGGCTCGCTGTCGGGGCGGGCCGCGCGGCTGGACCGGGTCCTGCTGCGCTCGGCGCGGGCGCGGGTGCGGGAGGCCGTCCTGCGGGGCGACACCCCCGGTCCGGAGGGGCTGTTCATCTCCGACCACTTCGGGGTGGAGGCGGTGGTGGACTTCGCCGGGCGGGAGGCCGGGCGCGCGGTGCTCGACGTACGGGCGACAGCGCGGACGGCGGTGGCGTGGCTGCCGCCGCACGATCCGGCGGTCGAGGCGCTGCGCCGGGAGCACGACCCGGCGGTCCACCGCTGGCCGGCGCACGTGAACCTGCTGTTCGGCTTCGTACCGGAGTCCTCGTTCGAGGAGGCGCTGCCGCTGCTGGCCGAGGTGGCCGCGCAGACAGCGCCGTTCACGGCCCGGCCGGCCGGGGTGCACAGTTTCGGGCACCGCGAGGACGCCACGCTGTGGCTGGACCCGGCGGCGGGCGGCGACGCGCCGTGGCAGCGGCTGCGGCAGGAGCTCGCCGAGCGGTTCCCGGGGTGCCGCGGGCGCGACGGCTTCACCCCGCACCTGACGCTGGGGCGCAGCCGGGATCCGCAGCGGGCCCTGGCCGAGTTCGCCGCGCGGCTCGGCGGATCCGGCCCGGGGGCGTCGGTCCGGGTCGGTGAGCTCGCGGTGCTGTCACGGCGCGGGGACGGGCCGATGCAGGTACGGGCGACGGTGGACCTCGGCACCGGCAGCTGGCGGTGGGCGCAGGAGCCGGAACCGGAACCGGGACCGGCGGCCCTGCACGAAGCGGCATCCGCACGCGATGCGGAAGCCGGGTTCCTCACCGCACGGATCGCGGAGGCGCTCGGTGACGGCGTGGTGCACCTCGCCGGATCCCGCCGGATGGGCTGCGCCCTGCCCGGGGCCGACCTCGACCTGGTCGCGGCCCTGCCGGGCACGGTCGGGATCGCGGAGGTACGGGAGCGCATCGCGGCAGCGGTCCCGGAGGCCGAGGGGCTGCGGGAGGTGAAGGGCGCGCGGGTACCCGGGCTGCGGCTGCGTGCGGCCGGACTGGACGTGGACCTGGTGGTCGTCGCCACGGGCGCGGTGGACCCGGCGCAGGCGGTGGAACGGCGGGCGGAGCTCGGCGAGGCGGCCGCGATCGCGCTCAGCGCGGTGAGCGACGCCGATGCGGTACGGGACTTCGCGGGCCGCGACCGGCAGACGGCGTTCGCCGGGCTGGCCCGGCAGGTGAAGGCGTGGGCCCGGTCCCGGGGGCTGGACTCGGCGCCGTTCGGCGGACTGCCGGGGGTGGCCTGGGCCGTACTGGCGGCGCGTACGGTCCGCGAAGCCGCCGACCTGTCCCCCGCGGCCCTGCTCCGGGAGTTCTTCGGCACCTGGGCGGCCTGGGACTGGCGCGACCCGGTCACCCTGACGCCCCCGGCCTCGTCGGCGACCCCGCCTGCGCACCCGGACCTGGACCCCGTCACCGTCCTCACGCCCTCCGCACCGGCCCGCAGCTGCACGACCCAGGTCGGCCCGGGGCTGCGCGACCTGCTCGGCCGGGAGCTGTACCGGACGTGGGAACTCCTGGAAGCGGAGTCCCGGGCCCTGTCCCTGGGGACCCCGCCGCTGCACCGCCGGCACGCGGCGTGGGCCGTGGTGACCGTACGGGCCGACGCGCCCCGGGAGTTCGAGGAGCAGCTGGGCCGGGCGCGGGGCCGGATGCGTGCGCTGCTCGGTGCGCTTGCGGAGGCCGGTGTCCGGGACGTGCACGCCTGGCCGCGGCCCTTCGCGGCCTCCCCGGTCTCGGCGCGGTACGCGATCGGGCTGGGCGCGAGCCCGCCGGATGCGGCCGGTCTCGCCAGGCTCGCGGACCGCTGGTCCGCCGGCCTCGCGGGCGTCGAGGTCGCCTGGGCGGAGTGCGGAGCGGTCCCTCCCCTCGGGTGA
- a CDS encoding RNA ligase family protein, which translates to MRTHYPRTPHLPWSPGQAADDVRAAGLAGLTGREVVVTEKLDGENTTLYADGLHARSLDSGHHPSRAWVKGLQSRIGAGIPGGWRVCGENLYARHSIPYEDLDSWFYGFSVWDGEHCLDWDRTVSFLHGLGVPTPKVLWRGVFDERALRRLRLDTARQEGYVVRTVAGFTRDDFGRYVAKWVRGGHVQTDTHWMYAQVVPNGLGPQAPLWSVRSGSEPDTAELKAALGLDPAAGPVPDAAPGAAPDRVPEAAVAPVVAEVAGRLDASGRTGEDRLAGVLAAVLHRAPRARIGARLAAGPLGMPLARRVADLVGLYPSLQRPFPDEGRRAGLVRMAVAADLGVLHALAGAAAAGDAGARECVEWSALYAEEAGLLGPDPLGPLRAGLREALGGLGADAADRCWAEAREAFARGRISTAEEAVAATWQWRDGAFPRLVQLCGPSGSGKSTYARNLPGVAAYIGLDDLRTARGSRADQRANADVLREGLDRLNAALAAAARTGGTVVWDATSLTEQQRGLVGAVAQRRDALVTQAVVLVEEAELVRRNAVRPHPVPPQVLATQLHRFSPPYPGHGPGHRTWYVGAGGTVQDTAGTIGTTAVTPAAAAAGGEHG; encoded by the coding sequence ATGCGCACCCACTACCCCCGTACGCCGCATCTGCCCTGGTCCCCCGGGCAGGCGGCGGACGACGTGCGCGCCGCCGGGCTCGCGGGGCTGACCGGGCGCGAGGTCGTCGTCACCGAGAAGCTCGACGGGGAGAACACGACCCTGTACGCGGACGGCCTGCACGCGCGCTCGCTCGACTCGGGCCACCACCCCTCGCGGGCCTGGGTCAAGGGCCTCCAGAGCCGGATCGGCGCGGGCATACCGGGCGGGTGGCGGGTGTGCGGGGAGAACCTGTACGCCCGCCACTCGATCCCCTACGAGGACCTCGACAGCTGGTTCTACGGCTTCTCGGTGTGGGACGGCGAGCACTGCCTGGACTGGGACCGGACCGTGAGCTTCCTGCACGGCCTCGGGGTGCCGACCCCGAAGGTGCTCTGGCGGGGCGTCTTCGACGAGCGCGCACTGCGCAGGCTGCGGCTCGACACCGCACGGCAGGAGGGCTACGTCGTACGGACGGTGGCCGGCTTCACGCGCGACGACTTCGGGCGGTACGTCGCCAAATGGGTGCGCGGTGGCCACGTGCAGACCGACACCCACTGGATGTACGCGCAGGTGGTCCCGAACGGGCTCGGTCCGCAGGCCCCGCTGTGGTCGGTGCGCTCGGGCTCCGAGCCCGATACGGCGGAGCTGAAGGCCGCCCTCGGCCTGGATCCCGCAGCCGGTCCCGTGCCCGATGCCGCACCCGGTGCCGCACCCGATCGGGTGCCCGAAGCCGCAGTCGCGCCGGTCGTCGCCGAAGTGGCGGGCCGGCTCGACGCGTCGGGCCGCACGGGTGAGGACCGGCTGGCCGGCGTACTGGCCGCCGTACTGCACCGCGCTCCGCGGGCCCGGATCGGGGCGCGGCTGGCTGCGGGGCCGCTCGGGATGCCGCTCGCCCGGCGGGTCGCGGACCTGGTCGGGCTGTACCCGTCGCTGCAGCGGCCGTTCCCGGACGAGGGGCGGCGGGCCGGCCTGGTCCGGATGGCCGTCGCCGCCGATCTCGGGGTGCTGCACGCGCTCGCCGGGGCGGCGGCCGCGGGGGACGCCGGGGCGCGGGAGTGCGTGGAGTGGTCCGCGCTGTACGCCGAGGAGGCGGGGCTGCTCGGCCCCGACCCGCTGGGTCCGCTGCGCGCCGGGCTGCGGGAGGCCCTCGGCGGACTCGGCGCGGACGCGGCGGACCGGTGCTGGGCGGAGGCCCGGGAGGCGTTCGCGCGGGGCAGGATCTCCACCGCCGAGGAGGCGGTGGCCGCGACCTGGCAGTGGCGTGACGGCGCCTTCCCCCGGCTGGTGCAGCTGTGCGGGCCGTCGGGCAGCGGGAAGAGCACGTACGCCCGGAACCTGCCGGGCGTGGCCGCGTACATCGGTCTCGACGACCTGCGCACCGCCCGGGGTTCCCGCGCCGACCAGCGGGCCAATGCGGACGTGCTGCGCGAGGGCCTGGACCGGCTGAACGCCGCGCTGGCCGCCGCGGCGCGCACCGGCGGCACGGTGGTGTGGGACGCCACCTCCCTCACCGAGCAGCAGCGGGGCCTGGTGGGCGCGGTCGCGCAGCGCCGCGACGCGCTGGTGACCCAGGCCGTGGTGCTGGTCGAGGAGGCGGAGCTGGTCCGGCGCAACGCCGTGCGGCCCCATCCCGTACCGCCGCAGGTGCTGGCCACCCAGCTGCACCGGTTCAGCCCGCCGTACCCGGGTCACGGGCCCGGGCACCGCACCTGGTACGTCGGGGCGGGCGGGACCGTGCAGGACACGGCCGGAACCATCGGGACGACCGCAGTGACACCGGCGGCTGCTGCGGCAGGGGGCGAGCACGGCTGA
- a CDS encoding TIGR03086 family metal-binding protein translates to MTEITQLTETPSATTTFDPRLDLAAAVELAGRTLAAVRPDQYDAPTPCDEFDVRRLSSHLVAVVRRIAVIGRGEDPFSVPSFADELADGAWAAAWEPGARAVAEVWADPAVLGRQLRLPMGVLPGAAAAAVYTHELTVHTWDLARATGQHPEWDAALIERVIAVVRRALPAETRGGRIPFAEAVPVDAGAPAIDRLVAWAGRRP, encoded by the coding sequence ATGACCGAGATCACGCAGCTCACCGAGACCCCGTCCGCCACCACCACCTTCGACCCGCGACTCGACCTCGCCGCGGCCGTCGAGCTGGCGGGCCGCACCCTTGCCGCCGTCCGGCCCGACCAGTACGACGCCCCCACCCCGTGCGACGAGTTCGACGTCCGGCGGCTCTCGAGCCACCTCGTCGCCGTCGTCCGCCGGATCGCGGTGATCGGGCGCGGCGAGGACCCGTTCAGCGTCCCGTCCTTCGCCGACGAGCTCGCCGACGGCGCCTGGGCGGCGGCCTGGGAGCCGGGTGCCCGCGCGGTCGCCGAGGTGTGGGCGGACCCGGCCGTCCTCGGCCGGCAGCTGCGCCTGCCGATGGGTGTACTGCCGGGCGCGGCCGCCGCGGCCGTCTACACCCACGAACTCACCGTGCACACCTGGGACCTGGCCAGGGCGACCGGACAGCACCCGGAATGGGACGCGGCCCTGATCGAGCGGGTGATCGCCGTCGTACGCCGCGCACTGCCGGCCGAAACCCGCGGGGGGCGGATCCCGTTCGCCGAGGCCGTGCCGGTGGACGCGGGTGCCCCCGCCATCGACCGGCTGGTGGCCTGGGCGGGGCGGCGGCCCTGA
- a CDS encoding WYL domain-containing protein, translating to MALLQRFLGGRVRVGGPLPDGWTEVWVDGPAPKALAGHLAGLGAGVEVLEPPEVRQWLARIGAELTAMYAGDVQGLPPVQ from the coding sequence CTGGCCCTGCTGCAGCGGTTCCTCGGCGGCCGGGTACGCGTCGGCGGCCCGCTGCCCGACGGCTGGACCGAGGTCTGGGTCGACGGCCCGGCCCCCAAGGCGCTGGCCGGCCACCTGGCCGGGCTGGGGGCGGGAGTCGAGGTGCTGGAGCCACCGGAGGTGAGGCAGTGGCTGGCCCGGATCGGCGCCGAACTCACGGCGATGTACGCGGGGGACGTGCAGGGCCTGCCACCCGTTCAGTAG